From one Culex quinquefasciatus strain JHB chromosome 3, VPISU_Cqui_1.0_pri_paternal, whole genome shotgun sequence genomic stretch:
- the LOC6032563 gene encoding proteasome subunit beta type-3: MSILAYNGGCVVAMKGKNCVAIATDHRFGVQAQTIATDFEKIFEINPHMYLGLVGLQTDILTVHQRLLFRKNLYEVRENRQMTPERFAAMLSNFLYEKRFGPYFIEPVIAGLDPKSYEPFICNMDLIGCPNKPNDFVVAGTCAEQLYGMCETLWKPDLEPTALFEVISQALVNAFDRDAISGWGATVYIIEKEKLTVKKLKTRMD, translated from the coding sequence ATGTCCATCCTAGCGTACAACGGTGGCTGCGTGGTCGCGATGAAGGGCAAAAACTGCGTGGCAATTGCCACCGACCATCGGTTCGGCGTCCAGGCCCAGACGATCGCGACCGACTTCGAGAAGATCTTCGAGATCAACCCGCACATGTATCTGGGGCTGGTCGGCCTCCAGACGGACATCCTGACGGTGCACCAGCGGTTGCTGTTCCGCAAGAACCTGTACGAGGTGCGCGAGAACCGCCAGATGACGCCGGAACGGTTCGCGGCCATGCTGTCCAACTTTCTGTACGAGAAGCGCTTCGGGCCGTACTTTATCGAGCCGGTCATCGCCGGGCTGGACCCCAAGTCGTACGAGCCGTTCATCTGCAACATGGACCTGATCGGATGTCCGAACAAGCCGAACGACTTTGTCGTGGCCGGAACCTGTGCCGAGCAGCTGTACGGTATGTGCGAAACGCTGTGGAAGCCGGACCTGGAACCGACGGCGTTGTTCGAGGTCATCTCGCAGGCGCTGGTGAACGCGTTCGACCGGGACGCCATCTCCGGTTGGGGCGCCACCGTTTACATCATCGAGAAGGAGAAGCTCACGGTGAAGAAGCTGAAGACGCGTATGGATTAG